Proteins from a genomic interval of archaeon BMS3Bbin15:
- the pimB gene encoding GDP-mannose-dependent alpha-(1-6)-phosphatidylinositol monomannoside mannosyltransferase, with protein MKKLCIVADTYPPKKDGVLTFLRSILPYLKEHYEITLVAPAFSRDKNALSSDINVILTRYIPIEMANYYPAIPGTRVARAIKNSDIVFVHDLAPLGSSAINLARFMNKPLAVFCHHDEAGMLTQAFKLRERRFVPDRQFSSIIEKIVKKHYTAVDIFFVATSRFYLKLKKLGVEEHKIVFAPFAVDTDKFRQGNKTELKEKFGIPEKSPVLLYLGRMSHEKNVETIIRAVPLIAERHPEAYFVFAGGGARLKGYKALAGKIAPDANIIFTDWVEWDKTPDYYSMADIFLFPSLHETQAFVTMEAMASELAVLVSKDDIIEHSYYRDGENCLFISESLNEIELAEKASLLIEDSELRIRLGRAARETMLKVSWQDNADSIISGLKSIEYKENIPKKQKIKRLLINKYTGAALLAYAGTKVI; from the coding sequence ATGAAAAAGCTATGTATCGTTGCCGATACTTATCCGCCAAAGAAAGATGGCGTGTTAACCTTTTTGAGGTCAATTTTACCATATCTGAAAGAGCATTATGAAATTACTCTGGTGGCTCCGGCATTCAGTAGAGATAAAAATGCTCTGTCTTCGGATATTAATGTTATTCTGACGAGATATATACCAATAGAGATGGCAAACTACTATCCTGCAATTCCGGGAACAAGGGTGGCAAGAGCTATTAAAAATAGCGATATTGTCTTTGTCCATGACCTGGCTCCTCTGGGGAGTTCAGCTATAAATCTGGCAAGATTTATGAATAAGCCTCTGGCAGTATTCTGCCACCATGACGAGGCAGGCATGCTCACCCAGGCTTTCAAGCTCAGAGAAAGACGCTTTGTTCCTGACAGGCAGTTTTCCTCCATTATAGAGAAAATAGTGAAAAAGCACTATACGGCAGTGGACATATTCTTTGTGGCAACTTCGAGATTCTACTTGAAGCTGAAAAAGCTCGGCGTTGAGGAGCATAAGATAGTCTTTGCGCCGTTTGCGGTAGATACCGATAAATTCAGACAGGGGAATAAAACAGAGCTGAAAGAAAAGTTTGGAATACCTGAAAAATCTCCGGTACTCCTCTACCTAGGTAGAATGTCTCATGAGAAAAATGTTGAAACGATAATAAGGGCAGTACCTCTGATAGCTGAAAGACATCCTGAGGCTTATTTTGTTTTTGCAGGAGGGGGTGCCAGACTTAAAGGTTACAAAGCTCTTGCAGGAAAGATTGCTCCAGATGCCAATATAATCTTCACAGACTGGGTGGAGTGGGATAAAACACCTGACTACTACTCAATGGCTGATATATTCCTGTTTCCTTCTCTGCATGAAACCCAGGCTTTTGTTACCATGGAAGCTATGGCATCAGAGCTTGCGGTTCTTGTAAGTAAAGATGACATTATTGAACACAGTTATTACAGGGATGGAGAAAACTGCCTCTTTATATCAGAATCCCTGAATGAAATAGAACTTGCAGAAAAGGCATCTCTGCTCATAGAAGACAGTGAGCTAAGAATAAGACTGGGCAGAGCGGCAAGAGAGACTATGCTCAAAGTATCATGGCAGGATAATGCAGATAGTATAATTTCCGGGCTAAAAAGTATTGAATATAAAGAAAATATCCCAAAAAAGCAGAAGATAAAGAGACTTCTTATAAATAAATATACTGGTGCGGCACTGTTGGCATATGCCGGTACAAAAGTAATATAA
- a CDS encoding type III restriction enzyme, res subunit, protein MKFKFDSNLDFQLEAINAIIDIFKGQRKNSKSLPFIAENGVIPNELNIGEKKIFENLKEVQTQNNIKTNEKLEGMDFTIEMETGTGKTYVYLRTILMLNRKYGFQKFIIIVPSVAIREGVLKSLQITKQHFKQLYDNVSYNFYEYDSSKLSRIRQFSRNNNVEIMVMTINSFNKDTNIMNLNIDQLSGQKPIDLVSLTKPILILDEPQNMETEKAQEAMKKLNPLMKLRYSATHKSIFNLVYRLSPIDAYNKNLVKKIEVLSVVKDEDFNAALIRCLDIIADAKGIKAKLQVFKKQKTGQKLASITVRGGDDLYEKTKSEDYKDIKITKIDARYGLVEFSNGATVNKGQELGGDRQELMRTQIQQTIEEHFRKQARLKEENIKVLSLFFIDRVANYTEEDGFIRKTFIEEFNKIKKKFPNYKNLDVNTVHNGYFSNYKSESGMERDKEAFDLIMKDKERLLSFDEPTSFIFSHSALREGWDNPNVFNICTLNETVSEMKKRQEIGRGVRLPVNQDGDRINGLDFNILTVVANESYAGYVSKLQQEYVDEYGIMVAPPKPANARNRRALKLKKDFKLTPEFKELWKKISKKTKYAVNVDTKTLVDECVKQINEISIDKIRIKIEKVSLSLNEKGIQTEFVGDESEELDKEYPIPNLIEHISQETNLTRNTVYEILSKIKNMYFIFKNPKEFIQSITLIIKEKLKDFLINGVKYLELQDVWKMELFEDNLESYKEYVINVNKSIYDGVVWDSEGEKTFAEKLEGDNRVKLFIKLPRWFVVNTPIGKYNPDWAVVLEERDVSGKARKKLYLVRETKFVDDMGNIRPSEKQKIKCAEEHFKTINVDYKPIKAYEELV, encoded by the coding sequence ATGAAGTTTAAGTTCGATAGCAACCTTGACTTCCAACTTGAAGCTATTAATGCAATAATTGATATCTTTAAAGGACAAAGAAAGAACAGTAAATCCTTGCCATTTATAGCAGAGAATGGAGTTATTCCAAATGAACTTAATATTGGTGAGAAGAAAATATTCGAGAATCTCAAAGAAGTCCAAACACAAAACAATATCAAGACTAATGAAAAACTGGAAGGCATGGATTTCACGATTGAGATGGAGACAGGAACAGGAAAGACCTATGTCTACTTGAGAACAATTCTAATGTTAAACAGGAAATATGGCTTTCAGAAATTCATCATTATTGTGCCTTCAGTTGCTATCAGAGAAGGAGTTCTGAAATCTTTACAGATTACCAAGCAACATTTCAAACAATTGTATGATAATGTGTCATATAACTTCTATGAGTATGATTCTAGCAAATTATCAAGAATCAGGCAATTCTCAAGAAATAACAATGTAGAAATCATGGTAATGACTATAAATTCCTTCAATAAAGATACTAATATTATGAATTTGAATATTGATCAATTGAGTGGCCAAAAACCTATTGATCTTGTCAGTCTAACTAAACCTATCTTGATTCTTGATGAGCCTCAAAACATGGAGACTGAAAAAGCTCAAGAAGCCATGAAAAAATTGAATCCATTAATGAAATTGAGGTATTCTGCTACGCATAAATCTATCTTTAATCTTGTGTATAGGTTATCGCCCATTGATGCATATAATAAAAATCTAGTAAAGAAAATAGAAGTGCTTTCAGTAGTAAAGGATGAGGATTTCAATGCAGCGTTAATTCGTTGTTTAGATATTATTGCAGACGCAAAAGGTATCAAAGCAAAGCTACAAGTGTTCAAGAAACAGAAAACGGGCCAAAAACTAGCATCAATAACAGTAAGAGGGGGAGATGACCTATATGAAAAGACCAAATCTGAAGACTACAAAGATATAAAAATCACTAAGATAGATGCAAGATACGGCTTAGTAGAATTTTCAAATGGTGCAACTGTTAACAAAGGTCAAGAATTGGGTGGAGATAGACAAGAGTTAATGAGAACACAGATTCAGCAGACTATTGAGGAACACTTCAGAAAACAAGCCAGATTAAAAGAAGAAAATATCAAAGTGCTTTCATTATTCTTTATTGATAGAGTTGCAAACTACACAGAGGAAGATGGATTCATCAGGAAAACATTCATTGAAGAATTTAATAAAATAAAGAAGAAATTTCCAAACTACAAGAATCTTGATGTCAATACAGTACATAATGGCTACTTCTCCAACTATAAAAGCGAGTCTGGAATGGAGAGGGATAAAGAAGCATTTGACCTCATTATGAAAGACAAAGAAAGACTTCTCTCATTTGATGAGCCCACATCATTCATCTTCTCACACTCTGCACTGCGAGAAGGATGGGATAATCCAAATGTATTTAATATCTGTACTCTAAACGAGACAGTGTCTGAAATGAAAAAAAGACAGGAAATAGGAAGAGGAGTGAGACTTCCAGTAAACCAGGATGGAGATAGAATTAACGGCCTTGACTTCAACATACTAACAGTAGTTGCTAATGAAAGTTATGCTGGATATGTATCAAAGCTTCAACAAGAATATGTTGATGAATATGGTATTATGGTTGCTCCGCCAAAACCAGCCAACGCAAGAAACAGGAGAGCGCTAAAACTGAAAAAAGACTTCAAATTAACTCCAGAGTTTAAAGAACTATGGAAGAAGATATCAAAGAAAACCAAATACGCTGTTAATGTAGATACAAAAACTCTTGTTGATGAATGTGTAAAACAAATCAATGAAATCTCAATTGATAAAATCAGAATAAAGATTGAAAAGGTATCTCTATCACTAAATGAAAAAGGGATACAAACAGAATTTGTCGGTGATGAATCTGAAGAGCTGGACAAAGAATATCCAATTCCCAATCTAATTGAACATATCAGCCAAGAAACAAATCTAACAAGAAATACAGTATATGAGATATTATCCAAAATAAAAAATATGTATTTCATATTCAAGAATCCAAAAGAGTTTATTCAATCAATAACATTAATTATCAAAGAAAAACTAAAGGACTTCTTGATTAATGGAGTGAAATACCTGGAACTTCAAGACGTTTGGAAAATGGAGCTATTCGAAGATAATTTAGAATCATACAAAGAATACGTAATTAACGTAAATAAATCAATCTATGATGGAGTGGTTTGGGATTCAGAAGGAGAAAAGACCTTCGCAGAGAAACTTGAAGGAGATAACAGGGTAAAACTATTTATCAAGCTTCCAAGATGGTTTGTTGTGAACACACCCATAGGAAAATACAACCCTGACTGGGCTGTAGTTTTAGAAGAAAGAGATGTATCGGGTAAAGCGAGAAAGAAACTGTACTTAGTGAGAGAAACCAAATTCGTGGATGATATGGGTAATATTAGACCATCAGAAAAACAAAAAATTAAATGTGCAGAAGAACACTTCAAAACTATTAACGTAGACTACAAACCAATTAAAGCCTATGAGGAATTAGTGTGA
- the aroK gene encoding shikimate kinase 1: MKLCVKKSNIVLTGFMGTGKTTVGKLLARRLNLKLVDTDREIEKKTGMDIFDIFDKYGEERFREIETGVVEEVAKLNNCVIVTGGGTILKRENIERLRRNGVVVYLHAEPDVVYKRVIGDKSRPLLQSIEPLEKIKELMNIRKPFYENCDIKIDTSRLTVEEVVTETIKKIK; this comes from the coding sequence ATGAAATTGTGTGTGAAGAAAAGCAATATTGTGCTCACGGGATTCATGGGAACAGGCAAGACTACTGTTGGAAAACTTCTTGCCAGAAGATTGAATTTGAAGCTGGTGGATACTGACAGGGAGATTGAAAAGAAGACAGGTATGGATATTTTTGATATATTTGATAAATATGGTGAGGAGAGATTCAGGGAGATTGAAACTGGAGTTGTGGAGGAAGTTGCCAAGCTCAATAACTGTGTGATTGTCACGGGTGGAGGTACTATATTGAAAAGGGAAAACATTGAAAGGCTGAGAAGAAATGGTGTAGTGGTATATCTCCATGCTGAGCCTGATGTTGTCTATAAAAGAGTTATTGGGGATAAAAGCAGGCCACTTCTTCAGAGCATCGAACCCCTGGAAAAAATTAAAGAGCTTATGAACATAAGAAAGCCTTTTTATGAAAACTGTGATATAAAGATTGACACCTCACGATTAACTGTAGAAGAAGTTGTAACTGAAACAATAAAAAAAATAAAATAA
- the tyrA gene encoding T-protein yields the protein MAKIAVIGGTGEFGSMFARIFREEGNEVLITGRNKETGKKVSRSLGVGYTRSNTEAAEWADVVIISVSIENTPDVIKEVAPHVREGSLLMDFTSVKVEPCRAMLKYSGKKVEIIGTHPMFSPRVTGLEGLVFIVTPVRTEKWMDWLKEWLEDKKARVIITTPEEHDRIMSVVQGLTHFTYLSVASTLAEMKIDVKETRKFASPIYELMIDLIARIVGQNPGLYAGIQMLNPEAKKVRRVFIDRAIEFNNIIDRKDKDAFVKEMVAAARHLGDLKDSMGRSDKAIMALNHELLKLKESVGKEVALRHIYSGNVHVGTVKKVDGEMVTLGRGKKKITIKISNLELLGHEELIKWKLNNLPREKRDYSVIFSETTDEETICRVLKKMFEGLAECRIIDIYRGKNLPEGMKSITLRLEGVNTNFKDIEEFLKGLGGKIR from the coding sequence ATGGCGAAGATTGCAGTTATAGGAGGCACAGGGGAATTTGGTAGTATGTTTGCCAGAATTTTTAGAGAGGAAGGGAATGAAGTTTTAATAACAGGTAGAAATAAAGAAACCGGAAAAAAAGTATCCAGAAGCCTTGGAGTAGGATATACACGTAGCAATACAGAAGCTGCAGAATGGGCAGATGTCGTAATAATTTCGGTCAGTATAGAAAACACACCTGATGTGATAAAGGAAGTTGCACCTCATGTGAGAGAGGGCTCACTTCTGATGGACTTCACCAGCGTTAAGGTTGAACCATGCAGAGCTATGCTGAAATATTCTGGTAAGAAAGTTGAGATAATAGGAACTCACCCTATGTTCAGCCCCAGGGTGACAGGTCTTGAAGGGCTTGTTTTTATAGTCACACCGGTAAGAACTGAGAAATGGATGGATTGGCTGAAAGAATGGCTCGAGGATAAAAAGGCAAGGGTTATAATAACAACTCCTGAAGAACATGATAGGATAATGAGTGTTGTTCAGGGATTGACTCACTTCACCTATCTGAGTGTTGCTTCTACTCTTGCTGAAATGAAGATTGATGTAAAGGAAACAAGAAAATTTGCCTCGCCGATTTACGAACTCATGATAGACCTTATAGCAAGAATTGTTGGGCAAAACCCCGGGCTATATGCAGGAATTCAGATGCTGAATCCTGAGGCTAAAAAGGTTCGCAGAGTTTTTATAGACAGGGCAATTGAATTCAACAATATTATAGACAGGAAAGACAAAGATGCCTTTGTGAAGGAGATGGTTGCTGCTGCCAGACATCTCGGTGACCTTAAAGATTCTATGGGCAGAAGCGACAAAGCTATAATGGCCCTTAATCACGAGCTATTAAAATTAAAGGAAAGTGTGGGAAAAGAAGTAGCACTTAGGCATATCTACTCGGGAAATGTGCATGTAGGAACAGTTAAAAAGGTGGATGGAGAGATGGTTACTCTAGGTAGAGGAAAGAAAAAAATTACCATTAAAATATCAAACCTCGAGCTTCTCGGCCACGAGGAGCTTATAAAATGGAAGCTGAACAATTTACCCAGAGAAAAAAGGGATTACTCTGTTATCTTTTCTGAAACTACCGATGAAGAAACAATCTGCAGGGTTTTAAAAAAAATGTTTGAAGGTCTTGCAGAGTGCAGGATTATTGACATTTACAGAGGCAAGAATCTGCCTGAAGGCATGAAAAGTATAACCCTCAGGCTTGAGGGCGTCAATACAAACTTTAAGGATATTGAAGAGTTCTTAAAAGGTCTGGGAGGGAAAATCAGATAG
- the sipW gene encoding signal peptidase I W, which translates to MNIRKEIRDTFKYILIGLILAAGLNYGLGYVLGADKPVMAVVSGSMEPTLNIGDLVIIKKVNPDKIEVGNIVVYHDPYKNIRVVHRVVKIDNIDGKRYFITKGDNNLTNPLPDQDVGIAPLLVGKEIRGKVILRIPKLGLVKVYFSDIVAKYGIVKAASFLLLLFIAFGILEDFLKDKKVKTPSNK; encoded by the coding sequence ATGAATATAAGAAAGGAAATCCGTGATACCTTCAAGTATATTCTTATTGGTTTAATTCTTGCTGCTGGCTTAAACTATGGCCTGGGCTATGTCCTGGGTGCTGACAAGCCGGTTATGGCAGTTGTTTCTGGTAGTATGGAGCCAACCCTGAATATAGGTGACCTGGTGATTATTAAAAAGGTTAATCCTGATAAAATTGAGGTTGGAAATATCGTTGTTTATCATGACCCCTACAAGAATATTCGTGTTGTACACAGAGTAGTTAAAATTGATAATATTGATGGCAAGCGCTACTTTATAACCAAGGGCGATAATAATCTAACAAATCCTCTTCCTGACCAGGATGTTGGTATTGCACCTTTGCTGGTGGGTAAGGAAATACGGGGAAAGGTTATACTAAGGATTCCGAAGCTGGGTCTTGTAAAGGTTTATTTCTCTGATATTGTAGCAAAGTACGGGATTGTAAAGGCAGCCAGTTTTCTTCTGTTATTGTTTATAGCCTTTGGAATACTGGAGGACTTTCTAAAGGATAAGAAAGTTAAAACACCTTCTAATAAATAG
- a CDS encoding tRNA modification GTPase TrmE, whose translation MLGSFKNVLRRILRVFNKRKVIQLGFYGPVNAGKTTLANKIAKDWLGKEVGDVSEIPHETRQVQKIENVEVSTGSGKLSMNIVDMPGIATQVDYKRFKVFGMNDEEAKTRAKEATKGVIEAIKWLDNVDAVLVVMDSTVDPYTQVNVTIIGNLEARGIPMIIVANKTDIKDSKPDAIESAFPQHLVVPISAATGKNLDELYKAIENYLT comes from the coding sequence ATGCTAGGCAGTTTCAAAAACGTGCTCAGAAGGATTCTGAGAGTTTTTAATAAGAGAAAAGTAATACAGCTTGGCTTTTATGGTCCTGTCAATGCAGGGAAGACCACTCTTGCCAATAAGATTGCAAAGGACTGGCTTGGAAAGGAAGTAGGTGATGTATCTGAAATTCCCCATGAAACCAGACAGGTGCAGAAAATTGAAAATGTGGAGGTATCAACAGGAAGCGGGAAGCTGTCTATGAATATTGTTGACATGCCAGGGATAGCTACTCAGGTTGACTATAAGAGATTCAAGGTATTTGGAATGAACGATGAGGAGGCAAAGACCAGAGCAAAAGAAGCTACAAAGGGTGTTATAGAAGCCATAAAGTGGCTGGATAATGTTGACGCAGTTCTGGTGGTTATGGATTCTACTGTAGACCCATATACTCAGGTTAATGTGACAATTATAGGCAATCTCGAAGCTAGAGGAATTCCCATGATTATTGTTGCTAACAAAACAGACATTAAAGATTCAAAACCTGATGCTATTGAGAGTGCCTTTCCCCAGCATCTGGTTGTTCCAATAAGTGCAGCTACCGGAAAGAACCTTGATGAGCTTTATAAAGCTATTGAAAATTACCTGACGTGA
- the nadE gene encoding NH(3)-dependent NAD(+) synthetase, translating to MFNLNLGEEELLRVKQEIQEFIKKEISNAGVEGAVLGLSGGIDSALTAKLAVEALGSKNVKVMLMPERGVTSEQDIKDAVELARTLGVDNSIIEINSIFSSFKKAFPFSDFEPGNRNFALANLKPRVRMCLLYMAANMKKLLVLGTGNKTELLLGYFTKYGDGGVDLLPIGGLYKAQVKALAEHIELPKSFIEKPPSAGLWVGQTDEAEIGVDYKTIDIILYDHIELELPEEEIVKKLDVTPEEVRRVLSLIAESKHKRILPKIKEFT from the coding sequence ATGTTTAATCTGAATTTAGGTGAGGAGGAACTCCTGAGGGTGAAGCAGGAAATACAGGAATTCATAAAAAAAGAAATCAGCAATGCTGGAGTTGAAGGTGCTGTTCTCGGACTGAGTGGTGGAATAGATTCTGCCCTGACAGCAAAGCTCGCTGTGGAAGCTCTGGGAAGTAAAAATGTGAAAGTCATGCTCATGCCAGAGAGGGGAGTAACTTCAGAGCAGGATATCAAAGATGCTGTCGAACTTGCCAGAACTCTGGGAGTTGATAACAGTATTATAGAGATAAACAGTATTTTCAGCAGCTTTAAGAAAGCCTTTCCCTTTAGCGATTTCGAACCTGGTAATAGGAATTTTGCTCTTGCAAACCTCAAGCCAAGGGTAAGGATGTGCCTGCTTTATATGGCAGCCAATATGAAAAAACTTCTTGTCCTTGGCACAGGAAACAAAACCGAACTTCTCCTGGGCTACTTCACAAAATATGGTGACGGCGGAGTTGACCTTTTGCCTATAGGGGGCCTCTACAAGGCCCAGGTTAAAGCTCTGGCTGAGCATATAGAGCTTCCAAAGAGCTTTATTGAGAAACCTCCCAGTGCGGGATTATGGGTGGGGCAGACAGATGAAGCTGAAATAGGAGTCGACTATAAAACTATAGACATTATACTATATGACCATATAGAGCTTGAACTGCCTGAAGAAGAAATTGTCAAGAAGCTTGATGTTACTCCAGAAGAAGTAAGGAGAGTTTTGAGTCTAATTGCAGAGAGCAAACACAAGCGCATACTGCCAAAAATAAAGGAGTTTACCTGA
- the czcR gene encoding transcriptional activator protein CzcR gives MITILVCDDEIVTLQGLKRILERDNYRVYVASNGNDALGVMEREKVDVLVTDIKLPTMNGFTLLEKVKENFSETKVIMITGYSCIGDAVYAIKKGASDYITKPIFIPDLKSSIKAVVEEAALEKLEGIDQKLSGMGENVFDSLIRAINNPLRREIIYFISEGEERSFYSIRKYIGILDASTLSFHLRCLKAYGLVSQNKDRDYFLMELGEKAAALLNIIR, from the coding sequence ATGATTACTATTTTGGTATGTGATGATGAGATAGTAACTCTACAGGGGCTTAAAAGGATTCTGGAAAGAGATAATTATAGAGTTTATGTTGCCAGTAATGGTAATGATGCCCTCGGAGTGATGGAAAGAGAAAAGGTGGATGTATTAGTAACAGATATAAAGCTACCCACCATGAATGGTTTTACTCTTCTCGAGAAAGTTAAAGAGAATTTTTCAGAAACAAAAGTTATTATGATAACAGGTTATTCCTGTATAGGGGATGCAGTATATGCTATAAAAAAAGGGGCAAGTGACTATATAACAAAACCCATATTTATCCCTGACCTTAAGAGTTCGATAAAGGCTGTGGTGGAGGAGGCTGCTCTTGAAAAGCTGGAGGGAATTGACCAAAAGCTTTCGGGTATGGGTGAAAATGTGTTCGATTCTCTCATAAGGGCAATTAACAATCCATTGAGGCGAGAAATCATCTATTTTATCTCTGAAGGTGAGGAAAGGAGCTTCTATTCCATCAGAAAGTACATTGGAATCCTGGACGCCTCTACACTTAGCTTCCACCTGAGGTGCCTCAAGGCCTATGGGCTGGTGTCTCAGAATAAGGATAGGGACTATTTCCTTATGGAGCTTGGAGAGAAGGCGGCTGCTCTTTTGAATATTATCAGGTAA
- the fbp gene encoding FK506-binding protein: MSIVERGDTVKIHYVGKLVDESVFDTSMRDVAKEARIYDDSKDYSPFEFIVGSGKAIKGIDEAVIGMKKNEVKEITVPPDKAYGITGEHPMAGKTLVFKIKIIEIYKRYDDVRVPM, translated from the coding sequence ATGAGTATCGTTGAAAGAGGTGACACAGTTAAGATTCATTATGTTGGAAAATTGGTGGATGAAAGTGTCTTTGACACCTCTATGAGGGATGTGGCAAAAGAGGCGAGGATATACGACGACAGCAAAGATTATTCGCCTTTTGAATTTATTGTTGGCTCAGGTAAAGCGATAAAGGGAATAGATGAAGCTGTTATTGGAATGAAGAAGAATGAGGTTAAGGAAATTACAGTGCCTCCAGATAAGGCATATGGAATAACAGGAGAACATCCAATGGCAGGTAAGACTTTAGTTTTTAAGATTAAAATCATTGAAATATATAAACGATACGATGATGTAAGAGTGCCAATGTGA